The bacterium genome contains a region encoding:
- a CDS encoding RNA polymerase sigma factor codes for MKMPESDDASDWSELERKLEELHPYSFGWTLGRCGWNKEEAEEVLQMTYVKILEGRAIYRGKSSLKTWLFAVIRKTAAEYQRRKFFRNLGLVRFLQSRPEAEPSTEAAENQLRERVLEVLKSLPVRQREVLELVFYQDLTIEQAAEVMDVSIGTARTHYKRAKEQMRNKMKTAENL; via the coding sequence ATGAAAATGCCTGAAAGCGATGATGCAAGCGACTGGTCTGAACTGGAACGGAAGCTGGAAGAGCTTCATCCTTACAGCTTTGGTTGGACGCTTGGACGTTGCGGATGGAACAAAGAAGAAGCGGAAGAGGTTCTGCAAATGACCTACGTGAAAATCCTTGAAGGAAGAGCCATTTATCGCGGCAAATCCAGTCTTAAAACATGGCTCTTCGCGGTCATTCGAAAAACAGCGGCTGAGTATCAGCGTCGCAAATTTTTCCGGAATCTCGGTCTGGTCCGCTTTCTGCAGTCACGACCTGAGGCCGAACCTTCCACTGAGGCTGCGGAAAATCAACTCCGAGAGCGGGTCCTTGAAGTGCTGAAATCACTACCCGTGAGACAACGCGAGGTTCTTGAACTTGTTTTTTATCAGGATCTGACGATCGAACAGGCCGCGGAAGTAATGGACGTTTCGATCGGAACTGCGCGAACCCACTACAAGCGGGCAAAGGAACAGATGAGAAACAAAATGAAAACTGCGGAGAATCTATGA
- a CDS encoding glycoside hydrolase, which produces MRVFVHFFFMICMIPFTVTLFGWDQDQRLTFNDGISKLSFNFARCIATDDAGVVHIVWYDSRDGEAQIYYKRSSDRGITWGPDFKISEDSVSSSHPSIAASGTNVYIVWFGVDAGNSNIYFRRSHNGGATWKDTVPLTRSDKSAHPSIAATEEDVHVVWMDSRSGNTEVYTRRSFNQGLTWKKEQRISEFPFESWVPAVAASGKDVFIAWVDYKDANEEEYLRRSRNRGKTWDPPVRLTNDPADSWAPSLVLAGDNIHVAWFDRRNALATDAQVESKLDGAMALVGLPPEPAPPRDPSVYYLPEFHHRIQDKMQRIQMIAPFWVANGGDLKALDSLLREFERKFEQWATGWEIYYKRSTDGGTTWSNDLRLTKARGVSQRPAIAANDKELHIVWFDQRKGNWEVYYKNSDDNGVSWKKDFRLTKAKKDSMHPTIAVSSGLLHVLWFDERDGNAEIYYKRKSTTEP; this is translated from the coding sequence ATGAGAGTGTTTGTTCACTTCTTCTTTATGATCTGCATGATTCCGTTCACTGTCACCCTCTTCGGATGGGATCAGGATCAGCGATTAACATTCAATGACGGCATCTCAAAACTAAGTTTCAATTTTGCGCGCTGTATTGCAACAGACGATGCGGGTGTTGTCCATATTGTTTGGTATGATTCGCGTGATGGCGAGGCCCAAATCTATTACAAACGTTCAAGTGACAGAGGGATTACGTGGGGCCCGGATTTTAAGATCTCTGAAGATTCAGTCTCCAGTTCCCATCCGTCCATCGCTGCATCGGGCACGAATGTCTATATAGTCTGGTTTGGAGTCGATGCAGGCAATTCCAACATCTACTTCAGACGTTCTCACAATGGCGGAGCTACCTGGAAGGACACGGTTCCGTTAACGCGAAGTGACAAATCAGCGCATCCATCGATTGCAGCCACAGAAGAGGACGTGCACGTCGTTTGGATGGATAGTCGCAGCGGAAATACGGAGGTTTATACCCGCCGCTCATTCAATCAAGGTTTAACCTGGAAAAAGGAACAACGCATCTCTGAATTTCCATTTGAATCGTGGGTTCCGGCGGTTGCGGCCTCAGGTAAAGATGTATTTATCGCGTGGGTCGATTATAAAGATGCAAACGAAGAGGAATACCTGCGCCGTTCCAGGAATCGTGGAAAAACGTGGGATCCTCCAGTTCGGCTTACCAATGATCCAGCTGATTCCTGGGCTCCTTCACTCGTCCTTGCGGGGGACAATATACACGTGGCATGGTTCGACCGGCGTAATGCGCTTGCAACCGATGCTCAGGTGGAATCGAAACTGGATGGCGCAATGGCGCTTGTCGGACTACCGCCTGAACCTGCGCCTCCACGCGATCCTTCCGTGTACTATCTGCCTGAATTCCACCATCGAATTCAAGACAAGATGCAGAGAATTCAAATGATCGCCCCCTTCTGGGTTGCAAACGGAGGCGACCTGAAGGCGCTCGATTCACTGTTGCGTGAGTTCGAACGTAAGTTTGAGCAATGGGCCACAGGTTGGGAAATTTATTACAAACGCTCCACGGATGGGGGAACCACCTGGAGCAATGATCTTCGCCTCACAAAAGCCCGGGGAGTCTCACAAAGACCTGCAATCGCCGCAAATGATAAGGAATTGCATATCGTCTGGTTTGATCAGCGAAAAGGAAATTGGGAAGTGTACTACAAAAATTCAGACGACAACGGAGTCAGTTGGAAAAAAGACTTTCGTTTGACGAAAGCCAAAAAGGATTCCATGCATCCAACGATTGCTGTTTCCAGCGGGCTCCTTCACGTTCTGTGGTTTGATGAGAGGGATGGAAACGCGGAAATCTATTACAAACGGAAATCAACAACAGAGCCCTAG
- a CDS encoding periplasmic heavy metal sensor, which produces MKWIQFLLLITFLIAPVLFAEEDPIARILFPPEIVMRHQQDIGLNESQQNAIKNEIQKAQSKFLDLQWQLQSEARTLAELLSNHPVDEGKILSQADKVMNLERDIKKTHLSLLVRIKNQLSEQQQAKLQQIRQTESK; this is translated from the coding sequence ATGAAATGGATTCAGTTTCTTCTTTTGATAACTTTTTTGATCGCGCCTGTTCTGTTTGCGGAAGAGGATCCGATTGCGCGGATTCTTTTCCCACCGGAAATTGTGATGCGCCATCAACAGGACATTGGTCTGAATGAAAGTCAGCAAAATGCAATCAAGAATGAGATTCAGAAAGCGCAATCTAAATTCCTTGATTTGCAATGGCAGCTCCAATCAGAGGCCAGGACGCTTGCGGAGCTCTTATCGAACCATCCGGTGGACGAGGGAAAGATTCTGTCTCAAGCAGACAAAGTAATGAACCTGGAACGGGACATTAAAAAAACACATCTCTCTCTTCTAGTCCGGATCAAAAATCAGCTATCCGAACAGCAACAAGCAAAACTTCAACAGATAAGACAAACAGAATCAAAATGA